Genomic segment of candidate division Zixibacteria bacterium HGW-Zixibacteria-1:
CTGCCTCTCCCGCAACCATCCCGACCAACCACGAAGAACTTTCGACTTTGTGACAACCTTTCACAAAGTCCGACACCTCGATATGCCCCGGCAAAGATAACCGGAGACAATATGTCGCCATTGACCCCACCCGCCCGCCATCCCGGCCGGGACAATCCGGAACCAAATTCGGCCGCCCCAGCGACCCCCGAGCCTCTCCGGTCATGGATATTATAGTCCATCAACCCGACCCCCAAACACCCCCCAACTATGGCCCCAATCCCATAACCGGAGAAACACCGTCCTGTTTAGAACATTAATAAAAAGCGACCTCCGATTTGGACAGGCAGGGTTCTTTTAAATAGCCTTTTTTAAGATTAAAAACGACACTGAACGCGCGTCAAAAAGTGTAGCTCAGACCTGATGAAAGCAGATATAACCGGCTGTCATCGCTCTCGATTTCGTGCCATTCCCACTCGGACGAGAAAAGAATATCGAAATTAAGGGTTCCCAAAAGTCGGAAACTGCCGATCAGGCTGAAGCGGTTGAAGGTAAAATCGGAATAATAAATCGGGTCATTTTGATATCCGCGCCGGCCAACCTGGTTCTCCATTAAACACAATATCCGATCGGAATAAAAGAAATCGATTGAGCCAAAGGCCATATATTCGAGATAGTCGTCATCGCCCTCATAATCGGAGGAAATGGAGTGAAGCTGGAATTTCGGACCGACGGCAACGTTGACTCGGTTATAATCTCTCCCCAGCAGCACTCCTCCGCGGGCCAGGAAGTAGTCTCTATTGATGAATTCATCGCTTCTGAAATTGAAGTATTCAAAGGCGGCCAGGGGCCGGAGAAAATACTTCGAACCGGCCGGGATTTTGACAATGGTGTAGAAGGTTGTCAGAAGGTAATCGTCGCGATTATCCGGGCTGTCGTAATCTTTGTTTTCGACGGTCAGGTCCGCCGATATCTGGCTTCCGGCAAGTGAGCCGAAATAGCCCAGGCTGCCGCGAAGCTGCAGGTAATTCAGTTGACTGGAATCGGGAACGTCGCGGGCCTCCACTCCGGCATTGATGAAAACAGAGTTGAAATTTCGGCTAAAAAGGCTGACCCCAAGCTCGCCGCCCAGCCTGGAATAATTATATACCAGGGTCCCGGTGGAGTCGAAAGCGACATTTTCGCCATATAGCCGAATATTGGATTCTACCATATCGGAGAATTTTCTCACATATCTGGCTCTTCCTTTGAACACCGACAAATCTTCACCGGCCTCAGGATCACCCCTATAACGGTTTTTTATTTCAAAATCGACATCAGTTTCCAGCCGGCTTTCACGACCGCCCAGGGTCAGATGGCCGCGCCCGACCGCCCTCAAAATATCCGGGGTTTGTTCCCACCCGGCTTCAAGCACATATCGTCCCTCGTTCCTCGGGTCGAGCTTAAGGTAAATCAGTCCCTTTTTGTCATCGAGATAATCCTTGCTCAGGAGAACGGCGTCAGTCAAATCCGGGTCGGGCGAGAGCGACGTATCATAGCGGCTTGAGCTGGTAAAATACCTCTGTGAGACAAAGTCGTAACCCAGGCCGAATCTAATACTAAAGTCGCCGGGGCTGCCAGCGGTGACAATCCCGGCGAGACTCAGCATCAAGATCAGGGTAATCCCGGAAATCCTGATTATGTATGTCAAAGCGTTATAACCCCGCTAATTTTTTGGCCTTTTGAAAGTTCATCTGGGCGGCCTTAATATTGGCCGCGCAATTTTCACTATTGCCGCCGGCACACAGTCTTTCGGCTTCCTGAAGATGTTTCCGCGCGGAAAGCATCAGCTCGATCGCCTGGGCCTTGCCGCTGTTCTGAATGGCTTCGGCGACACGGTCCATCTCCTGCTTCATCTGCTGGATTTTACGTTCCAAAGCTTCCTGGTCGCCGCACATTTCACCGATTTGATTCAGTAGACGGTGGGCCAGTTGCAGCTTGTTTTCAGCCTGCTTTACTTCACCCTTGGAAGCATGCTGCAGGCTTTCATTGAAGTTGTTTTCGGCCTTTATCAATAGGCCGGCCGCCTCTTCGTTGTCGCAGTCCCGAACCATCGACCGCACCTGTTCCATTTTTTGTTCAAGCTGTTTGGTCTGGGCTCTGAGCCGGGTCAAATCGCCCTGTTCGGCCTTAAAACGCTCGCCCATACCTTCGATCGATTTCTCGGCCTGACGCGACAATTTCAGGGCCGCTCGAAGGGAGCGGTTGCGATAAAACTCCCAGGCTTTGCGCTGGTTCTCACGGGCGTTTTCAAACATGGTGCGGGTCATCGGAGCGGCATCGGATGAAATCTGGTTCTGGAACTGATTAATAATATTGTCGGTTCTCTCAAGCTGGCGCATGACCAGATTCTCATTTTCGTCGGCCTGAAGCGCGACCGCCATCGCCGCTCTGGCCTGCTCGCGGGCCTTCAGCGAGGTTTCGATGCCCTGACCATAGTTCTGATTTTGCCCCATTATACGAGCCTGATTCTGCAACTGGATAGCCAACTGAAGCAGGGCCTGGCCCTTTTCGGTCTTTGACTCACCAATCGCATTACCGGCCTGGTTGATGACCTGCTCGGTAGTCTGATACTCGTACTGGTAGCGGTTACGAAGCTGCTGCTGGTTCATCTGCGCAAAGGCATTGCTGTAAACCAGCACTCCCATCAGGGTCAATCCTATGATAATCATTAGTTTTCTTTTCATGGCTGTCTCCTTTTTTCGAATCCGATTCATATACCGTTCAAGTCCTGTGCCAATTTCCATTTAAATCGTAATCTAATGATTATCAATAACTTGCCAATCCTGGTATTTGTTGCTGCCATGTCTGAACGTACCTCAACGTACAATAACGGACGGTTTTGCTCATTAAATATTATGAAATTTCATTCTCGAATACAAGCGCCGGCGTGTTATTTTCAGCAATTTTGCCGCCTCGGTCTTATTCCCGCCGGTTTTCTCCAGTGCTTTAATTATCATTTCTTTCTCGGCCGCTTCCAATCCGGCGGCCGAATCGCCGGCTGCGGCGACTTGCAATGGAGCTGTTTCGGTCTCATCATCGATACCGATATGTTCAATATCAATCGGATTACCGGCGGCCAGAATCGTGGCCCGCTCCAGGACGTTTTTGAGCTCCCTGATATTTCCCGGCCAATTATAAGACACGAGTAAACCGATTACCTCATCGGTCAACGCTGGATTTTTATAATTTTTTCGTTTCAGGAAATATTGAGCCAGATCCGGAATATCTTCCTTTCTTTCGGCCAGGGTCGGTATCCTGATAGGGAATATATTGAGGCGATAGAAGAGATCTTCCCGGAATTTGCCATCGGCCATTTCATCCTTCAGGTTCCGGTTGGTGGCGGCGATTACCCGAACGTCAACCGCCACATTATCGACCCCGCCGACTCGCACGAACCGGCGCTCCTCAAGAACACGCAAAAGCTTGGCCTGCAAACCGGGCGACATTTCGCCGATTTCATCGAGGAATATCGTGCCGCCGTCGGCCAGCTCGAAGCGCCCCAGTTTGCGCTTATCGGCGCCGGTGAACGAACCTTTCTCATGCCCGAACAGTTCCGACTCCAGCAGCGTTTCGGTCAAGGCGGCGCAGTTGATGGGGATAAACGGCTTGCTTTTGCGCGGCGAGTTTTCATGGACAAGGTTGGCGGCCAGTTCCTTGCCGGTGCCCGATTTCCCGGTAAGCAGAACGGTGGCATCGGTCGCGGCCACTTTGGAAATCATGTCGAGCATTTCTCTGGATGCTTTGGAATGCCCGACAAATTGATCATATGAAATATTCTTGATGTCGTGGGCCAGCATGTCGGAAAGGCCGGCCAGCCGCTGTCTTTCGGCCAATTTGCGGCAGACAATAACCAGTTCATCCATGGGGAAAGGTTTCATTATATAGTCGGCAGCGCCCTTTTTCATGGCTTCGACGGCATTCTCGACCGTCCCATAGGCGGTCATAATAACCACTGCGGCATCCCCTTTTTCCCGCGCCTTTTCAAGGATGTCAATCCCTGAAATCTTCGGCATCGAAAAATCGGTGACGATAATATCATAAGAATGATTTTCGATCAGTTTCAGAGCTTCGGCCGGAGAGTTGACGGCTGTCACCAGAAAGCCGGCATCGGTCAAAGCGCCCTCGACCAGATAGGTCATTTTGGGTTCGTCGTCTATCACAAGAACATTAGACATAACTATTTCCCTTTATCGGTCAGCGGTAAGGTTACAATAAATGTGGTGGGGCCGCCGGCCGGGCTTTCGACGGCGATACTGCCCCCCATTTGCTCCAGAAGTTGTTTCGAATGATACAGCCCCAATCCGGAGCCGGTCGTTTTGGTCGTATAAAACGGTTCAAAAATTGATTTCATATCTTTTTTATTTATACCCGGACCATTGTCAATTATATGGATTACGGCCCGCCCCGGTAATATAGCCGGTTTAATTCTAATTTCGGCTTTTTCGATATCCCGGCAGGCCTCAGCGGCGTTCAGCACCAGATTGATAATCACCTGCCTCAGGGCGGCAGGGTCCGCCTTGACCTGAGTCGTGTGATAATCTCCTGATACCAGAGTCAGCCTCAACCCGCCCGGGGCCGGCTGTAAGCTAACTTTATCCACCACATCATGCAGGATATTTTTAAGATCAACGGCATCGACCTTAAGTATTTTTTTCCCGCTCGCAAAATCGAGATATCCGGTGACAATGTCATTGAGGCGGTCGGTCTCTTCCACGATGAATCCCGCTTCTTTCATGCCGCTTTTGACCAGCCGCTCAGCGGAGCCCCGGATAATCATCAGGGGGTTTTTTATTTCATGCGATACGACCGCGACCATCCGGCCCAGATTGGCCTGCGATTGCGACAGAAACAATGATTTTTCGGCCGCATTGATTTTTCTCTGAAACAGCACAAAAAACAGACCGAACAAAGCGCCGGCAGCCAGTGAGATGGCGGTCGATAAATAGAGATTCCGTTTTAAATCAAACAGGACCTCGGTATAATCAACATCGGCCTCGACGCCAAGGACTGCGACCACGGCTCCGGATGTATCGCGCACCGGCGCAAAGACTGATTTGAGAACAATATCCCCGACGCGATACCCGGCCGTCACCATTGTCATAGTCGGGCCGGACCGCCAACTGTTCAGGAAGAGCGAGTCGATATATTTACCATTGAGAACCGATAAATAATATACAGAGTCGGCATCAAGCAGTGTGGTCGCCAGATACATATAACTGTTGTCGATGATGAAAACTTCGGACAGCGAATCGGCTTCCTTTATATGTTCCAGAATTTCCAGGGTGGAGTCATAGGCGGTAAGATACCCGTCCTTAAGCGAAACCAGCAATTCCGGTTTAAGCATCGAGGCGCCCAGATGGGCCACGGATGACAGACGATGCGAAAGTTGGGATTCGAAGCTGTCGCTGGTCCGAGCATAAAACAGCCACCAGGCCAAATTGACCAGGATGATAATAAGAACGGTAAAAATTATTACCGCCGTTGTGCGCCGTTTTCGCTCAATCATAGGACAATTATCGACAAGTGATTAAAGAGAGTCAAGAAAAAATGGTAAAATATTGCCATATTATGGATACAAAATCAGGCTTGATCGGATCCGGGTTCATGATATATTAGCGTATATCTTATGTGAATGGCATTCGGGGAGGTTTCGGATGTTCGGAAAGATTACGCTTTATTTATTAATCATGGTCGCATCCGTTTTAATGATAATTTCCTGCAATCAGGACAAAAATATCATGAAACCACCTCCGCCCGATCCGACCAACCAGGCCCCGAGAATAACCGCGATGTCGAGCAGCACTACCACTGTCCAGCCCGATAAAGTGGCGGCGTTATACTGCGATGCTTATGACCCCGACGGTGATTCATTGATTTATAGATGGACTTGCGATGCAGGCGTTTTTACATCAGATAATACGGTCGACTGGGTGCACTGGAAGGGACCGCTGACCCCGGGCAATTATATAATTCGGGTAAAAGTCTCCGACGGACAGGATGCCGACTCTTCTGAAATCGGGATTGAAGTCATATAGGGGTCGGCTGCATTATTATTCAATCCGATTTTATTCTTCTTTTTTCGGATGGGTATAAGCAATCCCATGCTCAATATAGAATTTCAGGAGAGTCAGCGCTTCGCCCCAGCCGCCGACACATTCGAGCGTCATGGCGCAAAAGGTTATTTTACTTGAGCCTTATATGTGTTTGCGCTGAAACCATCCTGTCCGGGGCAAACGACACCACTTCCCCCAAGTCCGGGTGATCCTGATTGATAAAAGGCGATATTGTCAGTGTTCAAAAGTGATCCATAATTCAGAATACCGATACAACATCCTCCATGCCCTCCGGTACCATGACCCCCGCTGCCACCGTTCCCGCCGTTAGCACCAGGGGTACCCGCCATCGCGGCTATTTGAACTCCGGGCGCA
This window contains:
- a CDS encoding DNA-binding response regulator, with the translated sequence MSNVLVIDDEPKMTYLVEGALTDAGFLVTAVNSPAEALKLIENHSYDIIVTDFSMPKISGIDILEKAREKGDAAVVIMTAYGTVENAVEAMKKGAADYIMKPFPMDELVIVCRKLAERQRLAGLSDMLAHDIKNISYDQFVGHSKASREMLDMISKVAATDATVLLTGKSGTGKELAANLVHENSPRKSKPFIPINCAALTETLLESELFGHEKGSFTGADKRKLGRFELADGGTIFLDEIGEMSPGLQAKLLRVLEERRFVRVGGVDNVAVDVRVIAATNRNLKDEMADGKFREDLFYRLNIFPIRIPTLAERKEDIPDLAQYFLKRKNYKNPALTDEVIGLLVSYNWPGNIRELKNVLERATILAAGNPIDIEHIGIDDETETAPLQVAAAGDSAAGLEAAEKEMIIKALEKTGGNKTEAAKLLKITRRRLYSRMKFHNI